Below is a window of Methanothermobacter thermautotrophicus DNA.
GGGTCCTGCACCATGAAGCAGCCCTTAACGTCTATATCTGCGACCTTGGTGGCTATCTCATATGCTGCCATGGCCTTGGCCTTTGCATATGGGTTCTCATAGCCTGCTGCCTCAACAGCAACGTCGGTGTCTATTACAACCTGTGGAAGTTCAGGTGCCTTTCCAGCCTCAACATCGGCGATCATGGCATCAATTGTGTTCTGAACGACCCTGTATGCACCTGTGAATGCAAGGACCTTTATAACATCTGAGTTGAAGGATGCCATCTCTGTTGGGTCCAGGAACTCCCTCCTTGCACCTATCATTGGGTCTGCCTTAACTATGATGTAACCGAGTCCCTGTTCCTCGATTTCATCCTTTACCCGGAGACCTGGAGCGTCACCAATTATCATGGCGGGGACGTCGGCCTCTGATAGGAGTTCCCGTGCCTTTGCAGGGCCTGGTGCACCTGGGTTTGGACTTATGAATATAACAAAGTCCCTGTCCATTTCAAGCATGGATGGTACTGCCCTTTCAATTTCATCAGGGTTCATCTTTGCACCTGAACCAACCACACAGACATCTATGTTTGGCCTGTCGGCCCTCTCATCCAGTAGCAGGTCAAGTACAGGTGAGGTCCCGATGTTACCGCATCTTATTATCCCAATTTTTACAACCATTAGATCACCAGAATCTTATTATTTTGCACCTTATTAAGTATTTTATGATTTAAAGATTATGATTAAGCTTTTATATCAGTAGTATATTTTTCACATTTTCTGGGATACCGATGGTTAAAATTTAAAGTACTAATATTATTTTAATCATTAAATTTAATATCAGATTTATTAATCTCTGGTTTTTCAATAACAAGAACATTGCCTGTGAAGATCCTTGAAAATATCTCCCTTTTAATTTTGATCCTTCCAAGTGCAGGGTCGGCAAGGGTGATGTTCCTCTCATCCATTGAAATGACAACGGTGTAGTGGCATGTGTCCCCATATTTAACAAAGACTATGTGGTTTTTTCTAAGATCATTGAGCTCCATTTTAACCCCCCTCGCCCTCAGGCCCTTTGAGGTGGCTGCAAGGATAAGTCCATACATTGTGGTACCTGATTCGTCTGTACCTGCAAGTTCTGCAAGTTCTGCCTCGGTACAGTTTACTCCAAGGTTCCTGAGGACCGTTGCAAGTGCTGCTGGTCCACAGCTGTAGCTTCTGCTCTGCATCACTATAACATCATCATCCAGAGATGTACTCATAACAAAAACCTCCATTTTAATACTGATGTTAATAATTAATTATTAATTGTTATTAATAAATGTGTATGGTGAAACCCATGGATCTCCAGAAACAGTAAGCTGTAAAATAGAGAGAACTACCAGATAGAGCAACCTGCAGCTACCAGAAAAATACTATCTGAAATGTCTGCGGGCATCCCATATTCGCCTCATGGACTTCAAACCTCCCCTGGGTCCAGCGAATTCATGGAAATCTTCTACAAGCTCTGAAAGTTTACTTAAAGCAACCTCAGCATCCCGGACAATACTCGCTGCTTCCGGTGGCCTCACATCATCCACCATATCCCTCAGATCTCCAGCATCAGCAACAGGTATCCCCACCTGACGGGCAAGATCAACACTGGCATGCCTCACATGGAATCCCCTTATCTTAATGGATGGGACACCCAGTACCGCCGCCTCTATCGTAACCCCCATTCCAGCACCATATACCATGAGGTCAGCGGCGCTCATAAGGGATGGGAGGTCAACGAAACCCTCAAGGACCTCCACGTTTCCGGATCTTACAAAGCCCCTGACATAATCAGGGCTGAAACGGAAGGGGACAACCAGGACTCTCCTATCAAGTGCTTCAACCCCTGAGATAACCTCAGGTACGTCCCTCCTCCTCAGGTCACCGCCGAGTACAAGGAGGGTGTAGTCCCTTATCCCCGGGTCTTCAATGTGGAGGCGGCTCACATAGAGGGCGTGGGGGTATCCTCCGATGACCTCAACATTCTCAAGGAGGTACTCGTCCTCAAGGTAATCCCTGTACTCAGCTGAAGGTGCCGTTACAGTGTCTGCGAAGGCTATCATCTCGATGGGGTTGTAGATATCCTGTTCAACGTGGATTACACCGATGCCCCTGAGGCGTGAAGCTGCTATGGCCTTCCTGACGTCACCGGCATTTCCACATGTGAGGACTAGGTCAGGGTCTATCACCCCGAGGTGCCTCCAGGTCCTAAGGATATCCCTCAGGACAAGTACTCCGACCTCAACAGCCCTTCCTGAACGGCTCCTCCCTGCACCCATGGTGTAGAATCGTGAACAGAGACCATCAAGGATATCCCTGACACCATTCCCGTGACAGAGGCAGTGATAATCATGTCCCGTATCCTCCATCAGGGGGTGGAATGTCTTTGCAGGGGCCATTTCAGCTGCAACTGCCAGCCTCAGAGTAACACCTCCAGAGAACGTATATTATTGATATGGATGCTATGAGGTAGAATATCCAGACCACGAGGTCTGTGGGTCCTGTTTCAACCCACACCATTGTCTGGGCCAGTAGGATGGAGTATATTCCTGTGAAGAATCCGCCGATACTTCCCTGAATTCTGTGCATAAGCCCCAGGATTAGTCCTATTATAAACATCTGGAAGAGCATCGCATGTAACCCGAAATCCAGGAGGGCGGGTCCAAAGATCAGGGATGTTGTGGAGTGCCTGTAACCTAGTACAGCCTCTCCAACGATTGCCCTGGGGTCGATGGAGTGGAGGTATCCTGTCAGGGTGTAATATAGGAGTTTCCCTCCTGTTGCACCCTGGATGGACAGTATCCTGTCAAAAACTGTGAGGGTGTAGCCTGCCCTGTAGAGGAGGAGCTCCACAGGGTTAAGTGTCCAGGTCTGCCACTCAATGGATTTAACCGCAACGTATCCAACAAGCAGAGCTGCCACTGCAAGTACAGAGATTAAAACCCCCAGTTCCCTCCAGGATGGCCTCAGAGAATAGTAGAGGGTTATGGTGCCACTGAGGAGTATTACCACCACGGTCGTCCTGTATCCTGTAAGGGCGAAGATGATGGCCCCCATGAGGAGGGGGAAGTAATATTTTCTCTCAGGGTATGCTGCAAGGAGCATGTTGATGGATGGGAGAAATACCAGGTATGAAATGAACCATAACTTTGTGACGGCCCTTGCCTTGAGGTATCCGCTGAATAGTGGAATTCCCCCCAGGATATACAGGTTAATGGCCTGGATGAGAAGTCCTGCAGCCACAGCCGCGACCAGGAAGGATTCAGATAACTCAGGTGTCCATATTTCACCTATTCTGAGCCATGATGATAGGTAAACACCTGCGGTGAGGGCTGCAGCTCCGGTGACTATGTAGATGATGGAAAGGGCTGAAGGTGGTTCAAGTCCCCTCAGGCTCATTCCTGTTCCAGCCAGGGCCATGGCAATGTAGATTATAATTACAGCCACCAGGGAGTATGGTGAAAAGACATCAAACCTCATGGATGGCCCTCCAGGTTTCCAGGTCAACCGGAATCCCCTCATTCTAAAACTCCCATGCATTCCTTGTGAAGTTTGCAGCAAACTGTGGGCAGGAAGCGGCATGTATATGGATGTAGCTTGCAAGGGCTGAGCCGGATGTGATACCATCAAGTGAATCCACTATACCCCTCCCCCGAAGGACCCTGAAGGCGAATTTTCCGCCTGAAGCCCCCTGGACCCTCGAGTAGTGGAACTCATGTCCCCTGAATTTATCACCACCCTCTGTGATGGGGTTATCCCTCAAGGCCTCGGCTATCACGTAGCTCAGCCCCTGAACCCGCCCTGTCATTTCGGCTGGGTGTGGGAAAACGCCGCACATTTCACGCCCATCTATTGACCTCATGAGATACATGAGGCCTCCGCATTCACCGAAGATGGGCCTCCCATCTGAGTGGAACCTCCGGATGGACTTCCTCATTGAGGTGTTGGATTCAAGTTCCCCTGCAAATACCTCAGGGTATCCCCCACCGATGTAGATGGCATCAACATCTGGAAGCTCCTCATCATGGAGGGGACTGAAGGGAACCACAGATGCTGCGTTGTCCTCAAGGGCTTCAAGGTTCTCCTGGTAGTAGAAGTTAAAGGCCTCGTCAATGGCCACGCCTATCCTCACCCTTTTACTGTTTTTCTTCTGCCAGAGGGGTTCCCTTTCACCCCTTATTCTCCCTGCAGAGGACATTATATCCTGAAGGGCCTCAAGGTCGATGTATTCCTCCATTGCGAGGCCCCACCTATCGATGTGGGCTGCGATGGTATCCCTTTCAACTGCGGGGACAAGGCCAAGGTGTCTCTGTTCAACCTCAAGTTCGCTGCTGCGGGGGATGCCTCCAATAACAGCTGTGCCTGTCAGTTCCTCCACAGCCCTCTTTGTCTTGAGGTAGTGCCTCCTGTTCTTAACCTGGTTCAGTATGACACCCTCTATTTTAACCTCCCTGTCGAGACTTCTGAATCCGAGGACCATTGCTGCAGCGCTCTTAACAAGGCTCCTTGAGTTTATTATAAGTACTACTGGCGCATCGAGGGCCTTTGCAACGGATGCTGTACTCCCAGTATCTCCTACCGGACTTATACCTTCATATAATCCCCTTACACCCTCTATTATACCCATTCGGGCCCCTGATGATTCCATGGCCCTTGTGAATGCCTCCCTTATCTGGGCGTCTGTCATGAAGAATGAGTCAAGGTTCCTTGATTTGTTGCCGGTGGCCATGGTATGATATGAGGGGTCTATGTAGTCGGGGCCCACCTTGAAGGGCTGCACTCCTCTACCTGAGAGCGCCTTCATTATCCCTGTTGCTATGGTGGTCTTACCCACTGCACTCCCTGTCCCTGCAAGTACAACTCTCATGTATGATGGTCAGCGCTCAATTTATTTAAATTATTGGTAGAAGATGGATCAGAGAAAAAATTATTGAAGTTGATGGGTTGTATCAGTACCTGGTGAGGTACCTTGCCCTTGATGTGTGTGACTTTCCATGTACAAGACAGAAGTCTGCATCACAGTGACTGCATACCCACATCCCCTCTGGACATGTGGGGCCCTCCTCATATCTCAGTACGCCGTCCCTGCCACAGAATGGGCAGTGGTTCCTGAAGATTGACCTGTGTTCAGCATAGTCTGTGTGGAGGGAGCATGAACATCTACCCACCGATTCAACGTACTGTGAAGTTACTCTGTGATATGATGCTCCAACATCCCTTGATGTGCGTCTGTAGGCCCTCACGTGTTTCCTCTTGTAGACCTTCTTCCTGTAGTATGCCTTTGTATGGATCTTCTTCCTGTACTTGGATGCTGCATCAACCTTCACTGGCTCCGCACCCAGCCTTGTTCCTCCATCCTCAGCATCATAGGAAGCAGCTATGCCTCCTGCAGCAATGGATAGAAGGAATATGGATGTAATAAAAAATCGCTTAATTGTACCGCCTCCAATCCAGAAAGATGTATCATTCCCTCTGGATGGTATGGATATAAATCTGAAGGTATATATAAATATTTTGCCTCTAAATCAAAAAAGAAGCTTGAATAAAACTCTTTTTTTCAATTTAAACTCTATTATTCCTTTTCAAATATGCTGATAATGGCCATCCACTTTTTATTTCCTCTTTAAACCTCTTTGACAATATAAATCGTCTTTTTCAAAAAATAAGTCATTTCAGGCTCTTTTATGCTTATGATGCTCCAGTGGATTGTACTTAAATGGGTTAAAACTGCTAAATGGACCATTTTAGGGTTTCAGGAAAATTAAATCACATTTAAGAGCACTTATAGCCGTAAATAAGCATTAATATTCCCATATATGCATTTTATGTAATCAAGGCAGATCTAATGGTTAACATTACAGTAATGGAGATCCATGGGGGGTCAGATGCAAGGGTAAAAAATTAATAGAAGCCCACACATAAATATGATTATGAGTCTAGGTGAAAGGGTCCAGGTCCTAAGTGACAGCGCCCAGTTTGACCTCTGTGATTACAGCGCTGACCCTTCCCAGCGGAATACTGCCGTCCCTGGCATCTACTACAGCAGTTACCGGGGCTGCAGGGTTCCCCTATTCAAGGTGCTCCTCACCAACAGGTGCTGCAATGACTGCAGGTACTGTATAAACAGCTCCTGTGAGATGCCGGTGGAGCTCAGCCCGGAGGAGATTGCCCGGGTATTCCTTGACTACTATGAGAGGCGGTATGTTGACGGCCTCTTCCTTAGTTCCGGTGTCAGCCATGACCCCCATGAAACCATGGAGCGTCTCATAGAAACCCTCAGGATCCTCCGTCTGGAAGGCTATGGTGGTTACATACACCTCAAGATTATCCCTGGATCCTCCATGGATAGTATAAAGAGGGCCATGGAGCTTGCAAGCCGTGTGAGTATCAACATCGAGACAGCCACCCCTGACGGCTTGGATGAGCTTTCATCGACCAAGGATTATGGTGTTGATATACTGAGGAGAATGAGGTGGATCCACAGGTTCAGGAAGAGGCACCCTGAACTTGCCCCCTCAGGTCAGAGCACACAGCTCATGGTCGGGGCCGTTGATGAAACAGATGAGGATATAGTGAAAAGGGTCAGTTGGATCCATGACCGTTTTTCAATTAAAAGGGTCTACTTCAGTGGTTTTCAGCCCATGGAGGGCACTCCCCTCGAATCCAGGAATGAAGCTGATTCTATGAGGGTTCTGAGGCTTTATCAGGCGGATTCGCTCATCAGTTCCTATGGTTTCAGACCAGATGAGCTCAGATTCAGTGAGGGCTACCTTGACACGGACATTGACCCGAAATATGCCGCTGCAGTGGATATGGATATCTTCCCTGTTGACCTTGAGAGCGCACCCTACCATGAAATCATAAGGGTGCCCGGGATCGGCCCCAGGTCTGCCAGGAGAATAATTGAGATGCGTAGCAGAACACGCCTCACACCTGCAGTGCTCAGGAAGATGGGTGTGAGGTTAAAGAGAGCAGAACCATTCATATACCTTGATGGCTTCCAGTCCACGCTGAGTGACTGGAGTAAGCCATGAATGTTCTGAATATGCGAATATAGATTGGATTGGATCAGAGGGTACATAGCTCAATCAACAGAACACCCCGGCAAGTCCACACAAAAAAAGTAAACCAGGAAGCAACTCCAAGAACCAGTAAAAAATAAACTAAAGCTCAGAGAACATATCCCATATGTCAGGGTACTTCTCCCTCACTGCCCGCTCTATGAGGTAAGATGCCTCCTTACTTATGCTGAATTCTGGCTGTGTCTTTTTAAGGTACCTCAAAACAGCTGCTGATCTTGCAGACCACAGGGTCACCCTTGGATTCTTCTTAACTTCCCTTATGACCTCCTGTACGCGGATATCATCATCCTTTCCTTTATCTATTTCAGGTTCCTTCCTTGTCCTTGACTGGATCAGTGCATCCAGTCCCATTCCAAGACCCTTCTTCTGTGTCATCCTATCCCTCCATCTCAAGTATTTCGGCTGCAAGTTTCATGTAGGCCTCCGTACCTGTACTTTCAGGGTCATAGGTTATGCAGGGCTTGCCATGGCTGGGGGCCTCAGCAAGGCGGACGTTCCTGGGTATCCTTGTCCTGAAGATGTTCTCCCTTTCACCGAAGAACTTCTCAACCTCCCTCTGGACGTCCCTTGCAAGTCGTGTCCTTGAATCGTAGAGTGTCAGCAGTATCCCCTTTACTGGGCAGGGACTCTGGAGGCGTTCTTCCACCAGGTTCATTGTCCTGAGGAGGTCTGCCATGCCCTCAAGGGCGTAGTATTCTGCCTGTATGGGTATTATGACACTGTCGGATGCCACCAGGGCGTTTAGTGTGAGGATGCCCAGGGATGGTGGGGCATCTATGAATATGTAGTCAAAATCATTCCTCACATCCCCAAGTGACTCCTGGAGTATGGCATGGTAGCCTATCTCACTGCTGAGCTCTATCTCGGCACCGCTGAGGGATATGTTGCTGGGTGCTATGTAGAGGTCCTGGAGTTCGGCGGGCATTATCACAGAGGATAGTGTTGCCTTTCTGGTGAGGACCGTGTATATTGTTGAATCAAGCTCCGACTTGTTTATCCCGAACCCTGTGGTTGCATTACCCTGGGGGTCCATGTCGATTACAAGAACCCTCCTGTCAAGGAGTGAAAGTGCTGCTGATAGGTTAACGGCTGTCGTTGTCTTTCCACAGCCACCCTTCTGGTTTATGATTGAAATTACCTCTCCCATCTCATCACCTGATGAATACAGGTTATAATTTATAACTTATAAAGTATATCTTATAAGTTATAAGTTATCAGATTAAAAAATTTATTAGAAGTTTATCCTCTCGGATAGTTTAACAGGCAGGGGCAGTCTCCTGAAGGGCATCCCATCTGTTTCCGCTCTGATTCGTTCTATGAGCTCATCCACGCTCATCTGAAGCTTTTCACCTGTTTCCCTCACATTGACCGTGAGTTTACCCTCCAGCTCACTGTCACCTATAACAACAACGTAGGGGACCCAGTCCTGGGCCGCATTCCTTATCTTCTTCCCGAGGGTCTCTGACCGGTCGTCCAGATCAGCCCTTATGTCACCTGCAATAAGTTTCGATACGAGGTCGCTGGCATACTCCATGTGGCGCTCAGCAATTGGAAGCACACGTACCTGGGTGGGGGAGAGCCAGACAGGCAGCATGGGGGGTTTTTCATCCATTTCAATGGCTGTTTTCTCTAGAAGACTGCATATAACCCTCTCAATACTGCCGGTTGGACTGCAGTGGAGTATTATAGGGTTTACCTCATCCTCATCACGGTTAACATAGGTTATCCCGAACCTCTCCCCGCTTTCAACGTCAATCTGAACCGTTGGGTTCTCTATCGGTCTTCCAAGGTAATCTATGGCTGCGAAGTCCATCTTGGCAATCCAGTAGTGCTTTCTTGATGGCAGTATCTCCAGGAGTACGGGTTTCCCGATCCTATCCACTACCTCATGGACCCATTCCCTGTACTCCTCATAGAAGTCAGCTGTGGCCCTGAATATGACCTCATAGTTAACCTGGAGGTCCTGACCGGTCCTCATGCACATCTCAACCTGCCTCGCGAATTCCTCAAGGGACTGGTCAAGGTCGGCGCAGACCGTGTGGAGGTCTGGCATTGTAAAGCCCCTGAGCCTCTTGAGGCCAACGACTTCACCCTTCTTTTCAAGCCGGAAGCTGTAGGTTGAGAGTTCATATATGGACGCCGGCAGGTTCTTCCATGTGAGGAAGGAATCTGAGAGGATCCTGAAGGCTCCGAAGCAGCATGCGTATCTCAGCATGAGCTCCTTCTTGTTCTTCATCCTGTACTGTCTTTCACCAAACTTCTCTGCATGTACCCTGATTGCCTCATCCGCAAGGTCATACATTATGGGTGTCTCAACTGGCATCGCCCCCTCACTGGTGACGAGCATGTAGACGTAGTCTGCAAGGAGGTCCCTTATCAGTCTGCCCCTTGGGTACCAGCGGAGGTGTCCCACATCTGCTGATGGCTCATAGTCTGCAAGTCCCTTCTCCCTCATGAGTCTAACGTGTGGTGGTTCTTCACCGGAGGATTCAAGTTCACCAAGCTCATATTTCACCAGGTTCTCAAGGTCCCTGTTTTTGAACTCGAAGTCCTCGGGTTTGACTGTCTCTCCCCTGTAGAGTATGAACCACTCTGATTCCTCGCTCTCCTCCTCCACCTTTGGGGGCTGTGGCCTGATGGTCCTTGAGAGCTCTGATAGAGGGTGGCCCTTGCAGGATATCTTGAAGGCCTTGTACCACCCGAAGGGAACCCTTGAGACCTCAACACCCTCCCTGCGGAGGGCTGATTCCATCCCCTCAAGGATCTCCACCGCTGTTTTGGGGGAGCTGAGTGAGGAGCTGAGGTGTGCGTATGGATATATCACAACATTCTCCGCCTTAACGTCATTGAAAACCTTTATTATTTCATTAACCGCGTTTTCAATTACTGATTCCGGGTTATCCTCATCCCCTGACTCCACAGCTGTGAAAACCACCAGGGACTCCCTGAAATCTCCCTGCATCTTATCTTCAGGGATTTCCTCTGCTATCCCTGTTTTATTCTTTGTCTCGTATTTCAAGTAATCAGAGTGAATTAACAGTATCCTCATGCCATCACCTTGTAAGAATAATTAATGTTATTCTTTTTAAGGTGAGGGTTTTTAAATATTGCTCCCTTCATGGGGCGAAGCTTTAAATATTGTTCCCAATGTTGAAATGTGGCTCCAGCAGCTTTATCTACACTCAGACAGGCCAGCCAGATTATTGGACTCACTCCAGCAGCTCCGCTGAAACTTTCATGGGATTCTAAAGATTTTCAGGGGTCATGGAAAGTGGAGTGTTGCCATAAAGATAACCCTTCTTCCTGTTCAAAACGAGAACCGCCCTCAAAGTTTACTGTTGCCTCTCTTCCAGACCGTGTCGAATATCCGTGCATAGTTCTCTGCTATCTCAGGGTACTGGTTCCATATCCCTATGGCTGTCTCAGGGATGGGTGCACCATCGGGTGTGAAGCGTGAGAATATCCACATCATCTCCTGTGAATCCCTCACAAGCATCCTTACAGGGGGTATTCTCCTTACCTTAACCTCGCCGGGCACATCAATCACCTCCGCTGCCATTATCTTAACCTCAACCCCACGGTCTGTTATCCTATCAAGGGCAGGACGGAGTGTTTTTATTTCATCCCCGAAGGTGAACCCCATCCTCATCTTGAGTTCATTCCTTGAACGGGATACTATCTCAAGTTCCTTCTTCAGAATCTTCTCCTGGCCATGGATGAGCCATACAGGTGCCGGTACCCTGGCAACCCCCTCCTCGTAGATTTCAGTAAGGTGGGACATGGCAGCGTCAAGTTTTTTGATGATACTCTCCTTCTCCCTCCTGAACACCTCTGATGGTGGCACCACATGATACCTCATGGGTTTACCCCTCTCAACCTCCACGAAGCCCCTTTCTGCGAGCTGCCTCAGTACCTCATAGACCCTTGATCTTGGTATGCCAGAAACCTCCGCAACCTCCGCTGCCCTGGCAGATACCAGGGAAACCAGTGCCTTGTAGGCCGAGGCCTGATACTCTGTTAGACCCATAAACCTGAGGGCTTCCATCACATCCCTGCCCATAAAAACGCCTCACCTGTTACATTTTATACTCATTTAGTGACAAAAGTTACATATACTTTGCTGCCAGTTTTTAATATGGTGATTGAAAATGAAGTACCGCTGCAAGGTATGTGACTACATATATGATCCGGAGGTGGGTGACCCCCGCTCAGGTATAGAACCCGGGACACCCTTTGAGGAACTCCCGGATGACTGGCTCTGCCCTGTGTGCAACGTGGGCAAGGACCAGTTTGAACCCCTCAGGGGTGAAATAAAACACGTGAGGCCAGAGGATATAGACATGTTCTGTTATCAGTGCTCCCAGACCGTCCGTGGAAGGGCCTGCACAATCAGGGGGGTCTGTGGAAAGGAACCAACAGTTGCCAGACTCCAGGACAACCTTCTATTCGCAATAAAGGGGATTTCAGCCTATCTCTACCATGCCAGGGAACTCGGATACACTGATGAGGAGGTGGACGCCTTCCTAGAGAGGGGATTCTACTCAACCCTCACAAACGTTAACTTCGATGCAGAGGAGTTCATAGACCTTGCCCTTGAAGCGGGTGA
It encodes the following:
- a CDS encoding F420-dependent methylenetetrahydromethanopterin dehydrogenase: MVVKIGIIRCGNIGTSPVLDLLLDERADRPNIDVCVVGSGAKMNPDEIERAVPSMLEMDRDFVIFISPNPGAPGPAKARELLSEADVPAMIIGDAPGLRVKDEIEEQGLGYIIVKADPMIGARREFLDPTEMASFNSDVIKVLAFTGAYRVVQNTIDAMIADVEAGKAPELPQVVIDTDVAVEAAGYENPYAKAKAMAAYEIATKVADIDVKGCFMVQDPDKYIPIVASAHEMLAAAAKLAAEAREIEKANDTVLRTPHGKEGETLSKTDLLAKPE
- a CDS encoding C39 family peptidase; the protein is MSTSLDDDVIVMQSRSYSCGPAALATVLRNLGVNCTEAELAELAGTDESGTTMYGLILAATSKGLRARGVKMELNDLRKNHIVFVKYGDTCHYTVVISMDERNITLADPALGRIKIKREIFSRIFTGNVLVIEKPEINKSDIKFND
- a CDS encoding oligosaccharide repeat unit polymerase family protein translates to MRFDVFSPYSLVAVIIIYIAMALAGTGMSLRGLEPPSALSIIYIVTGAAALTAGVYLSSWLRIGEIWTPELSESFLVAAVAAGLLIQAINLYILGGIPLFSGYLKARAVTKLWFISYLVFLPSINMLLAAYPERKYYFPLLMGAIIFALTGYRTTVVVILLSGTITLYYSLRPSWRELGVLISVLAVAALLVGYVAVKSIEWQTWTLNPVELLLYRAGYTLTVFDRILSIQGATGGKLLYYTLTGYLHSIDPRAIVGEAVLGYRHSTTSLIFGPALLDFGLHAMLFQMFIIGLILGLMHRIQGSIGGFFTGIYSILLAQTMVWVETGPTDLVVWIFYLIASISIIYVLWRCYSEAGSCS
- the cfbB gene encoding Ni-sirohydrochlorin a,c-diamide synthase, which translates into the protein MRVVLAGTGSAVGKTTIATGIMKALSGRGVQPFKVGPDYIDPSYHTMATGNKSRNLDSFFMTDAQIREAFTRAMESSGARMGIIEGVRGLYEGISPVGDTGSTASVAKALDAPVVLIINSRSLVKSAAAMVLGFRSLDREVKIEGVILNQVKNRRHYLKTKRAVEELTGTAVIGGIPRSSELEVEQRHLGLVPAVERDTIAAHIDRWGLAMEEYIDLEALQDIMSSAGRIRGEREPLWQKKNSKRVRIGVAIDEAFNFYYQENLEALEDNAASVVPFSPLHDEELPDVDAIYIGGGYPEVFAGELESNTSMRKSIRRFHSDGRPIFGECGGLMYLMRSIDGREMCGVFPHPAEMTGRVQGLSYVIAEALRDNPITEGGDKFRGHEFHYSRVQGASGGKFAFRVLRGRGIVDSLDGITSGSALASYIHIHAASCPQFAANFTRNAWEF
- a CDS encoding radical SAM protein gives rise to the protein MSLGERVQVLSDSAQFDLCDYSADPSQRNTAVPGIYYSSYRGCRVPLFKVLLTNRCCNDCRYCINSSCEMPVELSPEEIARVFLDYYERRYVDGLFLSSGVSHDPHETMERLIETLRILRLEGYGGYIHLKIIPGSSMDSIKRAMELASRVSINIETATPDGLDELSSTKDYGVDILRRMRWIHRFRKRHPELAPSGQSTQLMVGAVDETDEDIVKRVSWIHDRFSIKRVYFSGFQPMEGTPLESRNEADSMRVLRLYQADSLISSYGFRPDELRFSEGYLDTDIDPKYAAAVDMDIFPVDLESAPYHEIIRVPGIGPRSARRIIEMRSRTRLTPAVLRKMGVRLKRAEPFIYLDGFQSTLSDWSKP
- a CDS encoding ParA family protein, producing MGEVISIINQKGGCGKTTTAVNLSAALSLLDRRVLVIDMDPQGNATTGFGINKSELDSTIYTVLTRKATLSSVIMPAELQDLYIAPSNISLSGAEIELSSEIGYHAILQESLGDVRNDFDYIFIDAPPSLGILTLNALVASDSVIIPIQAEYYALEGMADLLRTMNLVEERLQSPCPVKGILLTLYDSRTRLARDVQREVEKFFGERENIFRTRIPRNVRLAEAPSHGKPCITYDPESTGTEAYMKLAAEILEMEG
- a CDS encoding threonine--tRNA ligase — translated: MRILLIHSDYLKYETKNKTGIAEEIPEDKMQGDFRESLVVFTAVESGDEDNPESVIENAVNEIIKVFNDVKAENVVIYPYAHLSSSLSSPKTAVEILEGMESALRREGVEVSRVPFGWYKAFKISCKGHPLSELSRTIRPQPPKVEEESEESEWFILYRGETVKPEDFEFKNRDLENLVKYELGELESSGEEPPHVRLMREKGLADYEPSADVGHLRWYPRGRLIRDLLADYVYMLVTSEGAMPVETPIMYDLADEAIRVHAEKFGERQYRMKNKKELMLRYACCFGAFRILSDSFLTWKNLPASIYELSTYSFRLEKKGEVVGLKRLRGFTMPDLHTVCADLDQSLEEFARQVEMCMRTGQDLQVNYEVIFRATADFYEEYREWVHEVVDRIGKPVLLEILPSRKHYWIAKMDFAAIDYLGRPIENPTVQIDVESGERFGITYVNRDEDEVNPIILHCSPTGSIERVICSLLEKTAIEMDEKPPMLPVWLSPTQVRVLPIAERHMEYASDLVSKLIAGDIRADLDDRSETLGKKIRNAAQDWVPYVVVIGDSELEGKLTVNVRETGEKLQMSVDELIERIRAETDGMPFRRLPLPVKLSERINF
- a CDS encoding TrmB family transcriptional regulator, which translates into the protein MGRDVMEALRFMGLTEYQASAYKALVSLVSARAAEVAEVSGIPRSRVYEVLRQLAERGFVEVERGKPMRYHVVPPSEVFRREKESIIKKLDAAMSHLTEIYEEGVARVPAPVWLIHGQEKILKKELEIVSRSRNELKMRMGFTFGDEIKTLRPALDRITDRGVEVKIMAAEVIDVPGEVKVRRIPPVRMLVRDSQEMMWIFSRFTPDGAPIPETAIGIWNQYPEIAENYARIFDTVWKRGNSKL